The sequence below is a genomic window from Sorangiineae bacterium MSr12523.
TGGTCAGACTGCCCGCCACCAGATCGCACTGCCCGGATTCGAGGAGCGCGCCCGTCTTCAGGTTCTCGAACGAGGTGTCGACGAACGTCCTTTTGACGCCGAGCTTCTTTGCCATCAAGTCGACCAGGTCGACATCGAACCCCACGATCGTCCGATCGCGTTCGAACTCGAACGGCGCGTGGGGAAGGTTCGTGCACGTCGTGAGCGTGCCCGCCTTCACCAACTTGACGTCGGATCCATGCTTGCTGCAGCCCACGGCCCATGCCGATAAGAGCCCGGCAAGGCCGAGCGTGAAACACTTCTTGAGGGTCGACAAGAGACGCACTCCTTGGAGTTGGAACGATCGCGAGCGTTTAGCGCATGTTTCGCAAGCGTCAATCTGGGATATGGCTTCAGAGACACAGAATATTGGACTGTGAATCTGCAGTTCTCTGGGAATTCCGCGAGCTGCGCCTCTCGATGCAACGGTGCGTGGCGCGATGGTCTTCGCCTCGCGTGCAACTTGAAATTTCTATATCGAGTGGCGCAAGGCCATCCGCGCGGTCGACATCAAGGCGCGGGCCGCGTGCGTCGGACGCCGATGCCGGGGAATAGGACGAGCGCCACCAGGATTGGAATCCACAAATAGTAGACATTGAGCGCGCCGATGAACCTGAGCGTGTTGCCGGCGAGGGTCGCACGCCCCGCCGCCTGCGCGATGGCGATGGGACCCGAGACGGCGGAGGGTGCCGAGCCGACGAGGATTCGCACCATGCCACGCAGAGTATTCGCCCAGATCGCCGGCGGCTCGGCGATGGCTGCACCGATGGCCTCACCGAGCCCCATGCTCCGATGTTCAACCGGTGTGCCGACGCTGATCTTGCCATTGGCGTCCGGCGTCGGCGACAGCACGAGCCGCTGGCCCTGGCGTTCGACCTCGAGGCGAACGGCTACCCCTGCATGCCGTGCCACCTTCGCGCGCAGAGCGTCCCAATCGGCGACCGGCTCGCCCGCTACCGTGATGATTCGGTCGCCATCGCGAAGCCCAGCGTCCGATGCCGGACCGCCGGGCACGACGACGACGCGCATGCTCGTGTCGTCGATGGTCTCTTTGCCGCCGAGAAGGGATCCGGCGATCAGCAGAATCGTAGCGCAGAGGTAACAGCCAAGCGGCCCCGCCAGCACGAAGAGGAGCTTTCGCCCGAGTCCCACGCCGGCCCAGGGCCGTTGCTCCACGCCGCACGCCACCTGCAGCCCTTTCACCCCTACGGCAAGGCCCATGGCATAGCGGAGCACCACGAACGCCACTGTGTTGAACAACACGCACGACACGAGAACGAACAGCCCGATCCCGACGGAGGCTCCCTGCATGGGAACGTTCTACGTGCGCGACTCAGGTTAACTCCCTGTCATTTCTCGCCTTCGCGGAAGAATGTGGCCCGACGAAATGTCTCGAGCGGCATGGGCGAATTCCAACCGACGCATCTTCTTTTGGTCCTGTTCGTCGCGCTCCTGCTTTTCGGCGGCTCGCGGGTCTCGGCGCTCGGCAAGGGCCTCGGGGAGGGCATTCGAAATTTCAAGA
It includes:
- the tatA gene encoding twin-arginine translocase TatA/TatE family subunit, which gives rise to MGEFQPTHLLLVLFVALLLFGGSRVSALGKGLGEGIRNFKKGLQDDEKQARE
- a CDS encoding PDZ domain-containing protein codes for the protein MQGASVGIGLFVLVSCVLFNTVAFVVLRYAMGLAVGVKGLQVACGVEQRPWAGVGLGRKLLFVLAGPLGCYLCATILLIAGSLLGGKETIDDTSMRVVVVPGGPASDAGLRDGDRIITVAGEPVADWDALRAKVARHAGVAVRLEVERQGQRLVLSPTPDANGKISVGTPVEHRSMGLGEAIGAAIAEPPAIWANTLRGMVRILVGSAPSAVSGPIAIAQAAGRATLAGNTLRFIGALNVYYLWIPILVALVLFPGIGVRRTRPAP